From Centroberyx gerrardi isolate f3 chromosome 15, fCenGer3.hap1.cur.20231027, whole genome shotgun sequence:
GACCCAAACACAGTGCGGCTCTTTTCGAGACGCTAGTCCATTTAGGTCCTGTAAAACTATATCTGTTACAGATAATGGGAGATGCTGTCAGAGCCGGGATACAAAGACCCTGTTCAAACTTCCAGTTAGCCCGCCCACCGGAGTCAGATGGATATGGAGTTGCTGTTGAGGTGGCTGGGCGGCAGGCTGAGGCTCAGGGTGGGGCTGAGGCCCGAGCCGAGACCAGGCTGGGGGGCGGGGGCCGCGCTGAGGTCGCTGAGGTTGTCCCgcgggtcagaggtcacagtgaGGTCGTTGAGGTTGGCCGTAGGATCGAGAGGAGCCGACGACGAGGAGTTGTGGTTGGCCAAGCGCCGGAAGACGAAGTGGAAGGGAGCGGCTTGCAGTCGGCTGTGGAGCTCCGCCTTGATCTTCTGAGGGTGGGTGTCGGGCGCCAGCTGCTGACTGGTGCCCTCGGACAGCAGGAACAGGCCGTAGTTTTCGGGGTCCGACACTTTAAACTTGTGGGCGCACAGCTGGCACACTTCCTCCACGGTGGCGTAAGGTCGGACCTGCAGGGTCTTGGCGGTGCAGCCGCTGTCCAGCTCCTGCAGGGCCACCCGTAGGTAGTTCTGAGGGatggacagaaaacacaaactaaGTATATATGACCTGCAAAGCActactgaactgactgaaacTGTTCATCTTAGTAATAATAAGACGTTTTATctatgtagcacttttcaaaacacacttacaaagcactttacaaaaggagtaaaaaaacaaacatgaattcAAAAGCGAAAGTCATAAaagggtttgtttttgtgtgtgtgcttacctgAAAGTCGTCGACGGAGGGTGCAGAGCGCTGGGTGGTGCGTCGGCGGTGCCACTGGTGTAGTGTGTCTCTGGTCTCAGAGCTCAGCACCCTGGCTGCCTGCTCCTCCTGGAAGTTCCTGATCAGGGACATCGCTCCATAGGCGCTGGTCAGGTAGTAGCCACCTGGTTGGTAGtagatgcagagagacagacggttGCCATTTACTTGCAAAGTGGTTTGGTACCTTGCATATGGACACACAGTGTTACTGGCTATTCTAGATAGATACATATAGTTGACCAATAGTCAATAACTGACAGTGAATAGCCACCAGGGGGCGATTTAAGAGGGGTTacactttgttttcctccttgagttttttttttcattaatagTTTCTATTACTCATTGTCATTGGGTCTTTGCTTAGATTTTTTTGAAGTAAGATGTTTTTACAAATCCTGTGTTTTGTCTACTCAGGCAGAAGCCACTggggaccacagcagaaggtaGTGTGAGAAGAAAACATTCCCTGGCTAAAGCTGCATTTTCTGGACAGAATTGGTCTGGATGCTTGTTTCTTCATCAGTGTGCGCGCTTCCCCAGTTGAATCAGACGTACCTTCTCCGTGGAGCAGCGAGGggtccagcagctccatcaTGTAGAGGATCTCATTGTCCAGCTGGGGCATGTCGCACTGGGCCAACACGTAGGTCAGCATGGGCAGGAAGTCATCGGCGCCATACAGACGACCTGTGAGGCAGACAGCACAGGGGGTTAAGCTTGTGTGCTATATGTAGGACTTAAAGTACATATCAAGGTATGACATTACACCAAGATACTCTGTAGTCTGTGTAGTAGGAGTTCCTAcagttttaatttcaaaattccatattttttccagaccttaataTCTTATATCACTCTATAAATTAAGATTATTGTTCACAGTGACAAATATCAGAATGTGAGATGACAAGGCTTTGAAAACACTGTTGGtgtatatatacaaatatacaaatatttttccatacttttcctaAATTTTTGTACaatttccagacctgtgtaggaaccctttGTATTGTATGCAACAGATAGTGTAAATGTCAAATTATACCGAGTTAGGTTTAGTGAGTAGTTAtagtgtgtgcatctgtctgtaTCTGCCCAAGCCTTGGCGTCTACCTGAGTTGTCCTCCATGATGGTGTAGATGAGTTTGCAGACCCTCAGCAGCATGGTGACCTTCTTCTCTGGGGAGTACAGTTTGCACATGGTGTGGAACTTGTGCCTGATCTTCTCTATGGCCACGGGGTCCGGGGGCAGCGCGTCGGCGACGCCCATTTCCTGGGGCAGCCGGGACTTGGCCAGCGACAGGTTCTCCCTCAGCTCCTGCCACTCCCCGCTGCGCACCTGGAACTCCTGCAGGGCGGCGCTGATCACGGCTTTCATGGGCTTCAGGACGCACTTGTGCATGGCTTTCTCCAGGACTTGGtctgggtggaggaggagaaaggagagctTTTTCAGATGCATTCAATTCCATTCACAAAGGTCCTAGAAAAGCCAAGTGAAGTCATATTTCAGAGCCCTGTTGTGTTTATGCATCCATTCGTTCATCAGTTAATTtatgttcatttatttaaaaatctcAGTGCTGAATGACCATAGTCTGGATCTTATCATATTATTTCTGATGTACTAGACATTGTTCTGAACCCCTttgtgttagtattagtattgtaTGCAGTATCCACAACCTCTCCCTTGGCCTGTGAGCCTATTGTGTGCTGTGGTCATTAATATCACAGAACAAACATCATGTCAAGGTTAATACCTTATTGCTTATCACTTTTGTTGTGCACACAGTGTGACGCAATAAACACAGTAAAGACCCACTAGCTTCTTGGAAGAAGCCAAGGTCAAAAAATCACCAGGTTGAGTCACAACGTGCAGAACTAAACAACTCATGGACTGACATAGGATCAGCCATCTATGGAGTCATCGGGCACAGGAAGAAATCTGTTCCTAGTGCAGGTCCCACGGTCGCCAATCGTGTACATCACTGTCAAGGAAAGTggactgtgttgttgttgccgGACCTGAATAATTCATAGCGCATGGAGAGCGAATGGCTGGGAGTGTATCCACGCTGCGACAGTGTCGACATCAGCTTTTACAAGCTCAGCTCAGGCAGTCTGACTAACACAAACCATGATATCATAATACAGACAGGATGGATGCCGAGAGAGAGGCCAAACCGCACCACTGCTGAATAAGGACCATGTTttttcttggtgtgtgtgtgtgtgtgtgtgtgtgtgcgcgcgtgtgttgCTGACGGTGCTCCAGAACGGGGTGAAGTCAGCAGGTTTTTGGCTGAGCACATCTGCAGACAGAGATTGTACTTTCCACCCAGGCCAGATGACATCCAACATCTGTCATCCATGTAAATCAatctttttcactctttctttctcagcattcctcgctctctctctctctcattacacTCCTCGCTATCAATTCTTcaacccccccccttccctccctcatcttAATGGAAAATTTCTCCACACCCACGTCACTCCTACTTCCTGGTACCTCTGCTGGaacccagccagccagccggctTAAGGTGAATTGATATCCAAGTGAATGGCACCACTGCCAGACTCTCACAGATCATTCAGCGCGTTCTCACTTCCTCATTCTCATTCCATATCGCCATAACAAAGATAAACTGAATTGCCAGTAAGAAGTGCACCCAACACGTTGAACAGGCATTAGGACGATCagggtttttcttttctttttttactggCACTCAGATTATGAGCGAAGAGTGACTGGATCTGATATTTCTGACACCGCCCTCGCTGTCTAAAAATAGCATTAGTATTCCAGGATGTGcgttttgttatttttcaagatttcaagtttttttttgggATGTATAACTTCCATTCACTTCTAATGGGAGGCAACCATCTTCCTGCTCTTTTTGTGTTTCTGGTCGCATCCTGGAGTATTACAGAAAATACCTGCGGCTAGGTTGAGATGAGAGTCGGACAGAAAAATTCGTGGAACATTTCCTCCATATGCAGCGACGGGAAATAAAACTATGTTACAGTAAAAGACCAATAATAGCAATGACGACCAAGAGGGTGGTTTTTGCTGCGATTACGGGTACGACGGTAACGCAATAGGTATGAGGCAACACCGAGCACTTTTATATAATAGCAGCTTATCTTCACAGcatgagaataaaaaacaggagaaaacagaaaagatcaccaactagctccctggttaccgcAAGTATAAAGCACACCTAGCCGTGTTTTATGAGTATTATCAGCATGGCTGGAAcatgtctttgaccaatcagattatttggCTGAAAGTAACCATTGTATAATTCCTCATCAATTAATCTCCTTTTTCTCCCTTAACACTCTTTGTTGTTCGCCATAAATGTTCATCCTCACTCTCTCAATacattctcttcctcctcatatTCTTCACTTCCACAGCTCTTCTTTTTCGTAAATATGGTttttattagggatgcaccgatgccactttttcaatgccgataccgattacgagtatgaaagtttaagtatcggccgatactgagtaccgatccgatccattacttttactgaacagtgcaggcttacttccttagtttggggtcaatggacaaaattattgagataaaaaccttgtttttcccactgtttgagaaatacaggcttctatgtgccacaaatgcataaaatcaagacagtttgcttttatttattacatgtgactcatggctttcggtatcagattttagtcttgggtaaaatctccgataccgatattccattttagcctggtatcggcaccgataccgataccagtatcggtatcggtgcatccctagtttttATGTCACTGTTTCATGACCCACCAGAGAGTGACGAAAAAGATGAGACTAGtgaatgacatgcgacaaaggtcacAACTCGAATTTGAACCCACAAGATCTTGCGTGCATGGTGTGCACCTTTGCCCGCGGAGCAACAAGATACACCATTTCTACCTGATTTCTAGCACTTGGTTTATTTCCTCATGCCTCTCCTGGAGTCCGGTAATAACTCGACTCCCTACAGTTCTGTTAAAGTGATTAAAAACATGGCATGCAGAGCCAGCATTCCAGACCCTGGGCCTTAAGATGAGGGCTCAGTCCATGTGCTTCTAATGGGGTGAAGTGTCcaagttaacacacacacacacacacacacacacacacacacacacacaccaaactctTCAAGGGATTGCTGTGTCTCTTACAGGCCTTTAAAATACGTAAGTGTATTTGTGGGCCTGGTGGTCATAACAAGAGTTTTCCACACTTCTGAGGAATGGCAAAGGGTGAATGTGGGACCCTCTCAACTTTTTCCATGTTAATCtgtcgtgtgtgtttgtgtgtgtgtgtgtgtgtgtgtgtgtgtgtgtgtgtgtgtgtgttgtaacagCGGAGACAGATGGTGGTAAGACACCGAGGAGTCAGTCTACTCAAGAGGGACTTATCAGCCAAGGACAGCCAAgacaggcaacacacacacacacacaaatgttacCATGAAACAGCGCCTCTTCCTGCTTGATATAAACATCCCCTCGCCAAAACATCCTGTCTGTCCCCTTGTAGCTTCTAACCAAACCAATCTGTCATGGAGTGTGTTCATACCCAGACCCAGCTGTACATGAGGAATGCTACATCAAAGTAGCAATGCTCACGTTCCTTGTTTTTCTCAATTATTTCTTACCTCTCAACTAAACTCTCAATCTAAACCTAGGAATCACAGCCAcaacacattttacacacacacacacaggatgccAGAGTTATCTAGACAATGAGCGTCTGTCTCCTTGATGTAAAAATAGCCTGGTGTAATCTGGAGGAGAGGTGCGCCTATCTGTCCTGTCACCTAGCTAAGGGCCTCGGCTGATACAAAGACTGCCGTTTGCTTCCTGGTAGTGTGATACAGGACTTGAAAATATCCTTTGGGTCAAATACATGTCACCTAGCCTTGGAAACTTAAAGCAAGCTCCGGTGGAGGGACCGGTCCTGGTATATGGGATGTTGCTTAGTGGTCCCAGTATTGGATAGCTGGCATAGAGCTGGTTTGCTGGTCccagaaaatgaaaagattgaGGAACGCCTCCTTAATAGACAAGAACAAGGGACTGGGTGGATGAATTTGTTCAACTTGACACACCTTTTCATTTTGCTCTGTCTCAAATTCTGTATCTCCAACAACCAAACTATGACAAACCACAATCGCAGAGGATTTCAGGATGcctgtgggattttttttcatGCGACAATAAAGTTCTCTATGATCAATCCTCTGTAAATCTagtgaggagagagacgagaggCATGAGATGTAAACAGGGCTTCAGGACATCCTGTTGTCTCGGGCTATCCACTGGAGGAGAGCCTTGCTGTGTGGGATGGGAGGAATACAAGGAACTctattctgctctctctctctctcttcctcccttctcccacacagacacacgcctGGGTTGTTGAACgagcgagggagaaagagcaagagagtctTCCGTATTTGAGATACTGCGGTTGTCTCCTCCAagcatttttttatattattgtatggaaagaaagagaaagagagagataaacacacacacacacacacacacacacactcagtttcacacacacacacagctacaagGGGGTAAAGggatttcatgttaaaatgttggTCTTTTCATCATCTTAATGCTTTTGTCATAGTgttctttactttcatgccaaaaaacacattgaattgaattaacctgaattgagagagagagagagagagagagagaatcaaacatcaacagaaacagagaaatggaaagagagagtgtcagaaagagacagagacagcgagagatTGAGATgaatatagagagagagagacaggcagagagacagaaagttgaGGGGGCTCGTCTCAAAGCCTCTCACACTGATTGGCGAACGGGCGTGAAAAGAAATGCAGAGAGTTGGAGCGGGATAGAGCTGGAACCACTTGGCCGACGGCCACCCAAGCGCATCTGGGCCGACCGGCCGTCGAGTTGGACTGAAAACACTCTCCGACGGAGATGCAGTCACAACAAATCATTGAGCAACAATTCCAAGAACTAAAACTGCAGAACCTctcaatgggcctcatgcaagaaccactcgtacgCACAGATTCGTTCGTAAATCACTCGTACGAGCGATTTAcgagaacttgccgcattcaccaattttcttgtatttagaattttctcttaggtacgaacaaaatttacgagtggtccagacctgtcgtacgagtcacatacaatcaacctgccgttctccaaagcaaaaaaaaaactttgttgttgactaatggattgtatctctgtcactttgaagaaatgttgagtttgaatatataaatgactctgtaaagtaatgtataatcatgttgagattagccagtacagtggttatagtcataggaaaaatagcaagggagcactgttggctttttcaaaagaaggtagtgcgtaatttattttaccagagccgcataaaatctcataagtaGGCTATCCATCTGggttacatagtagcctataagtgcgctcaatacaaagacaaaacaaaaaacactaatttgccaggttatttgacaaacattcagatgagacaaaggcaaggttagattgtattgggggaaatacattatagagggagataaatctgatttctaggctattttactccagttgataacgttaatgtgggtgcaagtgaatctaaactttaaaaagagaaatggctttaggtcttaccaggttgaggtgcaagtcgctgtccagggcgacatcgctggacacctgacagctatatcgccaattatggcagctataggcctattctttcatctgtctgtgtaacggagaattcctcCTGGCCCTCCTGTTATAGTCATGGATcgccttgctttttgcatctaatttcatgtcaagccatttcttttttttttatttctgtgactgtgccctaacgacaaatcactatagtcctataatattcctataatactccgatatggacttagagtgtctgtggtactcaatagtgagtttatactgaccttatcatggtatttttgtcttctgtagtatcactataatattcctatagggaattagctttgttgggatatttatttagtattcatctaaaatgtataggaatactatagttgattttcgtaagggaacgcacaacagacaacactgcattaacagcacaagttattttctcccattccttggctttagcaggacctttgattccactgttgaattatattaaatattatatgctttggttgacttatttctgatagtaggacttcagtctcagagctgatagacttctccttagtcttccgtgtcatttttatgaatgaagcttcccgacatatgggccggacgcctaaccttatatAGTATTATAGGGGCGTCAATTATGCTAATTGACTATTCTCGTGAACGAgcgttcatttagaacaggtggaattcatcatgtttacgcaggtcatttacgactgttttctgaagatacaagcgtttggtgaatctgacgtggcacactcgtacgagtccacctcacgaaaaaagtACGAGAAATTTACGATAAAaatacgaaaatgttcttgcatgaggcccaatgtgtCATCTCCATAAAAATAGGCCATTCAGAAAACAGGCACGAGGCGTACCATCCACGACACGCAACATCCAAAATTTAAAACAGATACCATGACATTTCGAATTTTGCTCGTTTTTTTCTTCTACTACTGTGAAAAAGTTGACTTGACattctcattgtttttattttgtctctgtATTTAGTATACATGGTGTTTCTCCACTGCACTTCCCTCATCattcacttgtcaatcaaacagtgtggccagtactGTAATGACTTAGGGTGTTAagtacagcaaatgtaaaaggtttacatgaactggctataggttgaatcactgttgtgttatatcaatcaacAAAGGGTGCAACAAAACAGGCATTTGTTTGTATAAAAATGTTGTGAATTATAGCTTTAACAAGGATCCCATAAGAGACGCTAAAGAGACATTTTCAAGGTAGTTCAAGTaaagaataaattaaaaaaCTTCTCTCCCACAATGTGATAAGCGACTGCTGAAGAAAAACTAACATAAACTTCAAAATGTCAGCATTTAAGAGTAGTATTTTATGCTGTGTAATGATTTCTGATCAAAGCAATAGTCCTCCACCCTGTTCATCATTTCGTAATTACAGCCCTGTGGTGAATTTCCGTGCCAGCTGTTTGATCGGGGCCAGTAGAAACAGGTTGGTTCACCAGCCCCCATCCTCCTGAGATAAAAAAGCCTTTGTGCTCTGTGTCTACATGTTACTCTGTCCAAGGTCTAATGCGGCCAATGAATCTTGGCCTAAATCATTCAGACTGTCCTTCCGGCAGGTGTGCGTTGTTGTGTGTCTATGcgcttgtgtctgtgttttcccaTTCATGTTGCACTCatagtattgtatagtataTAATATAGGCACAAAATAATATAAGGCAAATAAGACCAGATGGCTAATATTAATATTGTATTACACTAACTTTGAAATCTATCACAAAGGGCATGAATGATTCTTCACCTGCCTTTGTTCTGCCAATAGATACTGATTTACTGGCATCACTTCCAGCTACAGCTTAatggaaaattccaccctcagcgactcttacactgttatatcaTCAACCTGAGATGTCCAATGCATTCCTGGAGTTATTTTGCGATGAGGTGTTGTTATTTACCTTGTTGTTGCATCCAacttccctcaacctgcctcgtctacctcTACTTCAATTAGTGATCTCCTACATTTtgcagaatgccttttgacaacccccagagaactcgcctgaacttgttgcaacCAGCTAAGTTttacgtgtaggtggagagagcagtaaCAATAGTGTTAATAATGGCAAGAGagtttccagtcgagaaaaagcgagagtTGCGGCCTTTACGCAAAACCTCCTCttcgatggatttctccctgtgcaATTGTTAAACGTCGGTGGAAAATGTTGAGTCTAGAAAAAAGCCCActaaaacctgatgtttactgttgatgttctagtttgtttatattttttctccTAATAAACTCCATTGTCTTGATATGACGTCACatcatctatgtttggccagttatccacatgcaaaaacacaccaccaaataacaaaatggacccaggaatgaaGGGTCCAACTCCAATAGTTGTTTTTACCAGTGTTCTTTTTAGTCTTTTTagtttttagggtggatttttccggTAATTTCCCTCTGAGTTGTACTACCACTACACCTTTACATTCTACAGAATTGCAAGAATGCAGTAACATTTAATTGACTGGAATCATCCCGGTCACAGTGGTTTCCACAGAAAAGCAGGTAGGTCTGGTCTAacccatacaaacacatacacacacacacacacacgtgtgtgtttgtctgttcacACACGTGAAGACAAGTTTTCCGCAGTCCTCATCGCTAAAATATTGAAGTGAAACTGCTGTGTCTGCTACATTAAATGCACTTTCTCTGACATATTGTTTCCACAAAATTCACATTACTCCATAAATACattacacatttacactttcTAAAAATCCTCAAAAATGTTTGGTAAACACACGTAGAAAATgtttaacaaacacacacatcaagtaGTTAGTTGAGGAGTAGGCCATACCGCAGAGTAGTTAGAAATGCTGCAATCCCACAATCCATGGATGTCAATGTTAATTAGGCTGATATGTGTCACACATCAAAAccaccacatttttttttataactaaAGCATTATAACACCCTAATTCCAAGGGACTTATTGCACAAAAGTAATAAGGCCAACAGTGATCTTTGTACTGTCAAAGGCCATTGTTTATGAAACTAGTGAAGTGCCAGGGACAACAACACAATGCTTAGAGCTAGAGTAAAGAACAGAGGAACTCTCTCTTTCCAAACTCACCGATCTGGTCCTCGGGAATGAGGCTCTCAATCGGCGGCTCCAGCTCGGAGCTCTGTCGCAGGTAGCTCTTCATCTGAGTGATGAACTGGCGCAGcgtctgcagcagctccaggccCGAGGCGTGGCCCTGCCAGGCCTGGGTGCCCGCGCCCTCCCCCATGTAGCTCAGGTAGTCCTGCACCAGGCAGCCGAAGTACGAGCCTTTATCCCTGGACAACTCCACCACCTTGCGGATCGCCCGCTTCTCGGGCGTCAGCAGCGAGTTGAAGACACCGCTCATCTTGCGCAGGTGCCCTCGCAGGGCCCGCTGGAGGACCAGGGCCCCGGCGCTGGCGCGACGTTTGGTGCGGTGGCCGGGCGGCACCATGGTcaggtcctggtcctggtcctggtcacTCTCAAGGCTGACGCCGTAGTCTGGCTCCTCTTCATCCTCGTCGTCGTCCTCGTCGTCGTCCTCTTCCATGCTGCTGTAGGGCAGGTGGGACGGCggcagggagagggggaggtgggtggCGTAGTCGGCCGCAGTGGGGGGGCTGGGGTCGTGCAGAGGGGGAAGGAAGAAGGACGAGGAGTGGGAGAAATCCAGAGAGTCGGAGGAGTCCGTGGAGAGGCTCATGTCGCTCAGCCGCTGGCCACCTCCACCGCAGTCCTCTCccgcgtcttctcctcttcctccttgcaCCTCCTCTTGCTCGTTGGTGGTCATCGGGGAAGGGTCTGGGGGACTGCTGGAGTCTTGGGCGTTAGTTGTGGCTGCGTTTTGCCGAGACAGTTTGGCCCTACTGAGCGCCTTCTCGATGGTGTGTTCCTCCAGTGCCAGGTGGCAGTGGGCATCTTCCTGGCTGGATGACGGCGAGGCTTTGGCCCGACgtggcgaggaggagagggaggagagggagaggggcaaGGAGGGCCGGGGGATGGAGATGGGCGAGCTGATGCTGAGCCTCTTGGGAGGGGAGGACGAGGGGCTGATGGTTAGCGAGGAGCCCAGACGAGAAAGGAGGCTGCTGCCCTTCTccctctcgcctcctctctccctctcctccaccttctccttgGGGAGGTTGATCCAGGAGATCTTCTCAGGCATGCTGCGCTGTCGGCGAGGGGGGGCCGGGCGTCGTGGGCCGAAGCGAGGCGGGGGTGGACGAGGGGGCGGGGAGCGTGACACACCGTCTGTACCGCTCAGCTTCTGACCGCTGCTGTTTTGAATGCTTTCGTTTTGTAGCTCTGCGTTCTTGACAAGGCACCGCAGGCTGTTTGTAAGGTTGTTAGAACCTGAACGGCTTCCTTCACTGTGATCCGAGCTGCAGACCTGAGGGTCGTCAGTAGAGGAGTGTTGAGTGTCCTTGTTATTTGTTTCtgggttgttgttgctgttaacAGGTTCCTCCCTCAGGCCCTGTTCTCCTGTGCCAGCGGTGGGGTCGGCGCCGCAGTCGTCCTCTGGATGGTGGACTTTAATGAAGAGGGGGTTGATGAAGCAGAGCGCTCCGTTGGACTGGCAGCACTCCAGCTCCGACGGGGTGCGGGTTCGAAGCCGGGGACGTTCTGGGATGGTTACCGTGGAGACCGGTCTCTGGGCAGGGGGGGGCGGTCTGTCGGGAGCCGTCGTCCCCGACAACCAGGAGGCTGAGCCCTTCCTCCTGCGGCACAACTGAGAGTCCCAGAAgcctatgagagagagagagaagtaaataACCCAATTGTACATCTATTACATTGGCATTGTGTGATACAACACATAACTGCAATATTAGCCAAGTGCCAAGACCAAATTTAATATGTCTGCAACGGTTCCTGCCTTGTGGACAGGGTTTAGCTGTGCCATGGCCTGTCTGGATCAAAGCCAACATCAACTTGGCCAAACCTGGCTAGACCAGAGATGAGCCAGCCGCCTTTCCACTAGCTTCCACATGAAGGATTAACCACTATTGATTGGAGTTATTTCCTGTAAATCATGGAAAGGTTTTGCACAGCATGGAGTTTTAATAGTTAGCTGGGTTGAATTTATGTCTGTTTCACAAATTAAGCACCTGGGTGAGGACTACCTATAAAACTGTGATTTGCCttctatttattttctgatgttCTTTGACTAGCTGCCTAATCAACAGACTCAAACCACACTGCACCATACCACAGCT
This genomic window contains:
- the rin2a gene encoding ras and Rab interactor 2 isoform X1, giving the protein MSTSTVSQPRQQERKGSFFKLIDSFAWEIGTLKKEMVHKKEPAERDHETDALHGLGGEVGGLFLQASPCAGIGAGLAGARDSGYDSLRRRMSVLDRLVQTHAVWLQLGLSHQDATRILQSQPTGTFVVRKSTSLQRKVISLRMDKDSTTAVKDFPVKESQYTFSLEGSGLSFADLFRLVAFCCISRDVLPFTLKLPEAIASAKTSGDLEEVANLGAGFWDSQLCRRRKGSASWLSGTTAPDRPPPPAQRPVSTVTIPERPRLRTRTPSELECCQSNGALCFINPLFIKVHHPEDDCGADPTAGTGEQGLREEPVNSNNNPETNNKDTQHSSTDDPQVCSSDHSEGSRSGSNNLTNSLRCLVKNAELQNESIQNSSGQKLSGTDGVSRSPPPRPPPPRFGPRRPAPPRRQRSMPEKISWINLPKEKVEERERGGEREKGSSLLSRLGSSLTISPSSSPPKRLSISSPISIPRPSLPLSLSSLSSSPRRAKASPSSSQEDAHCHLALEEHTIEKALSRAKLSRQNAATTNAQDSSSPPDPSPMTTNEQEEVQGGRGEDAGEDCGGGGQRLSDMSLSTDSSDSLDFSHSSSFFLPPLHDPSPPTAADYATHLPLSLPPSHLPYSSMEEDDDEDDDEDEEEPDYGVSLESDQDQDQDLTMVPPGHRTKRRASAGALVLQRALRGHLRKMSGVFNSLLTPEKRAIRKVVELSRDKGSYFGCLVQDYLSYMGEGAGTQAWQGHASGLELLQTLRQFITQMKSYLRQSSELEPPIESLIPEDQIDQVLEKAMHKCVLKPMKAVISAALQEFQVRSGEWQELRENLSLAKSRLPQEMGVADALPPDPVAIEKIRHKFHTMCKLYSPEKKVTMLLRVCKLIYTIMEDNSGRLYGADDFLPMLTYVLAQCDMPQLDNEILYMMELLDPSLLHGEGGYYLTSAYGAMSLIRNFQEEQAARVLSSETRDTLHQWHRRRTTQRSAPSVDDFQNYLRVALQELDSGCTAKTLQVRPYATVEEVCQLCAHKFKVSDPENYGLFLLSEGTSQQLAPDTHPQKIKAELHSRLQAAPFHFVFRRLANHNSSSSAPLDPTANLNDLTVTSDPRDNLSDLSAAPAPQPGLGSGLSPTLSLSLPPSHLNSNSISI
- the rin2a gene encoding uncharacterized protein rin2a isoform X2, giving the protein MRERETAVEFQLVERQQCVPVSSNTIQTIREVSPSVRSTACVCVIELWEHSFWDSQLCRRRKGSASWLSGTTAPDRPPPPAQRPVSTVTIPERPRLRTRTPSELECCQSNGALCFINPLFIKVHHPEDDCGADPTAGTGEQGLREEPVNSNNNPETNNKDTQHSSTDDPQVCSSDHSEGSRSGSNNLTNSLRCLVKNAELQNESIQNSSGQKLSGTDGVSRSPPPRPPPPRFGPRRPAPPRRQRSMPEKISWINLPKEKVEERERGGEREKGSSLLSRLGSSLTISPSSSPPKRLSISSPISIPRPSLPLSLSSLSSSPRRAKASPSSSQEDAHCHLALEEHTIEKALSRAKLSRQNAATTNAQDSSSPPDPSPMTTNEQEEVQGGRGEDAGEDCGGGGQRLSDMSLSTDSSDSLDFSHSSSFFLPPLHDPSPPTAADYATHLPLSLPPSHLPYSSMEEDDDEDDDEDEEEPDYGVSLESDQDQDQDLTMVPPGHRTKRRASAGALVLQRALRGHLRKMSGVFNSLLTPEKRAIRKVVELSRDKGSYFGCLVQDYLSYMGEGAGTQAWQGHASGLELLQTLRQFITQMKSYLRQSSELEPPIESLIPEDQIDQVLEKAMHKCVLKPMKAVISAALQEFQVRSGEWQELRENLSLAKSRLPQEMGVADALPPDPVAIEKIRHKFHTMCKLYSPEKKVTMLLRVCKLIYTIMEDNSGRLYGADDFLPMLTYVLAQCDMPQLDNEILYMMELLDPSLLHGEGGYYLTSAYGAMSLIRNFQEEQAARVLSSETRDTLHQWHRRRTTQRSAPSVDDFQNYLRVALQELDSGCTAKTLQVRPYATVEEVCQLCAHKFKVSDPENYGLFLLSEGTSQQLAPDTHPQKIKAELHSRLQAAPFHFVFRRLANHNSSSSAPLDPTANLNDLTVTSDPRDNLSDLSAAPAPQPGLGSGLSPTLSLSLPPSHLNSNSISI